From one Flavobacterium kingsejongi genomic stretch:
- a CDS encoding GlxA family transcriptional regulator: MTEKDRLYTSGGATNSFHLMIRLIEIYCSREMGVRTAKIFSIDIDRAQQNYFGTFAPPENHGDDLVKMAQQKISIDFSSANTIEEIITDVPASRRNLARRFKLATGITPIEYLQKTRIEAAKKILEQSHCSILDVMQESGYNDIKTFRLLFKKNVGMTPTAYREKFNIQRN, from the coding sequence GTGACCGAAAAAGACCGGCTGTATACCAGCGGTGGTGCTACAAACAGTTTTCACCTGATGATCCGGCTGATTGAAATCTATTGCAGCCGTGAAATGGGTGTCCGTACCGCCAAAATATTCTCTATAGATATTGACCGTGCACAGCAGAATTACTTCGGTACTTTTGCTCCTCCGGAAAATCATGGCGACGATCTCGTTAAAATGGCCCAGCAAAAAATTAGCATTGACTTCAGCAGTGCCAATACAATCGAAGAAATTATCACCGATGTTCCTGCCAGCAGGAGAAACCTCGCCAGGCGCTTTAAGCTCGCCACGGGAATTACCCCAATCGAATACCTGCAGAAAACCCGTATCGAAGCTGCCAAAAAAATCCTGGAACAATCCCATTGCAGCATTTTGGATGTAATGCAGGAATCAGGCTATAATGACATCAAAACCTTCCGGTTGCTCTTTAAGAAAAATGTGGGAATGACGCCTACGGCTTATCGGGAGAAGTTCAATATCCAACGCAATTAA
- a CDS encoding sigma-70 family RNA polymerase sigma factor has translation MEDRKDFEKVYTEYWEKLNVFSFKMTQDEQLAQNVVQDVFIDLWERRKEVEIVAMDHYLFRAVKNQIFKNYRMNRMDKTVLEDKFENYLIENLPPADSELADQLYLLLDRLPEKRKEIFLMHKLQEMSIEQIATELSLSKQTVKNQLSLALKQLRSGVKDHAWAGVLSSVLAHLLS, from the coding sequence ATGGAAGACCGTAAAGACTTTGAAAAAGTATATACTGAATATTGGGAAAAATTAAATGTGTTTTCATTTAAAATGACCCAGGATGAACAACTGGCACAAAATGTAGTCCAGGATGTTTTTATCGACCTCTGGGAAAGAAGAAAAGAGGTTGAAATTGTGGCGATGGATCATTACCTCTTTCGCGCCGTAAAAAACCAGATCTTTAAAAACTACAGAATGAACCGGATGGATAAAACTGTTCTGGAAGACAAATTTGAAAATTACCTGATCGAAAACCTACCGCCAGCCGATTCTGAACTGGCCGATCAGCTGTACCTACTTCTTGACAGGCTCCCGGAAAAAAGAAAAGAAATTTTCCTGATGCACAAACTCCAGGAAATGTCTATCGAACAGATTGCTACCGAATTAAGCCTATCCAAACAAACTGTAAAAAATCAGCTTTCACTCGCCCTGAAACAACTCCGTTCCGGCGTAAAAGACCATGCCTGGGCAGGAGTCCTGAGCAGTGTACTGGCTCATCTTTTATCATAA
- a CDS encoding cation:dicarboxylate symporter family transporter has product MQDVPTKKNSLLFNIVTNLTFWVLIAIVSGILLGNYKPDTAVQMKVVGDSFISLVKLFIGPIIFLTIVLGISGMGDLKKVGRIGIKALLYFEVVTTFALAIGILAAYIIQPGKIDKSGLDIQDASQYTTNPKTDFDWWHFFLDNFTLQVLLAAIICGIALNYYSKREIIVGYLYKCSKVVFRVLKIVMYLAPLGAFGGMAYTIGKFGLQTLIPLGKLMVTVYITMALFIFVVLGSILRYYKIRILDFLKFMKAELLIVLGTSSSEPALPSLMEKLERMGCSKSVVGLVVPTGYSFNLDGTSIYLSMCIIFLAQLYDVHLSFGEILTIIGLLMITSKGAAGVTGSGFIVLASTLTAIHKIPVEGLAFLLGVDKFMSEARAITNFIGNGVATIVISKNENEFLQVENPMKLD; this is encoded by the coding sequence ATGCAGGACGTACCAACCAAAAAAAACAGTTTACTATTTAATATCGTTACCAATCTTACCTTTTGGGTATTGATTGCTATTGTTTCAGGAATATTGTTGGGGAATTATAAACCCGATACTGCAGTACAAATGAAAGTTGTGGGCGATTCTTTTATCTCATTAGTTAAACTTTTTATCGGCCCGATTATCTTCCTGACGATTGTATTGGGTATTAGTGGTATGGGAGACCTAAAGAAAGTAGGGCGCATCGGTATCAAGGCACTACTGTATTTTGAGGTAGTTACCACATTTGCCCTTGCGATTGGAATCCTTGCCGCCTATATTATTCAACCGGGAAAAATCGACAAGTCAGGTCTCGACATTCAGGATGCCAGCCAATACACCACCAATCCCAAAACCGATTTTGACTGGTGGCATTTTTTTCTGGACAACTTCACGCTACAGGTGTTGCTTGCCGCTATAATTTGCGGTATCGCACTGAATTATTACAGTAAGAGGGAAATTATTGTAGGCTATTTATATAAATGTTCTAAAGTGGTTTTCAGGGTTCTTAAAATCGTCATGTACCTTGCCCCATTAGGTGCTTTTGGGGGAATGGCCTATACAATCGGAAAGTTTGGATTGCAGACATTAATTCCATTGGGAAAACTGATGGTCACCGTATACATCACGATGGCGCTCTTTATATTTGTGGTACTGGGCAGTATCTTACGGTATTACAAGATTCGTATCCTGGATTTCCTGAAGTTTATGAAAGCAGAGTTGCTCATTGTGTTGGGCACTTCCTCTTCGGAACCTGCGCTGCCAAGCCTTATGGAAAAACTGGAGCGCATGGGCTGTAGCAAATCGGTGGTCGGGCTCGTCGTCCCTACCGGTTATTCCTTTAATCTGGACGGTACTTCCATCTACCTTTCCATGTGTATCATCTTTTTGGCTCAACTCTATGACGTACACCTCAGCTTTGGCGAAATCCTAACCATCATCGGGCTCCTGATGATTACTTCCAAAGGTGCTGCCGGTGTAACCGGAAGTGGTTTTATCGTACTCGCTTCCACGCTGACGGCCATTCATAAAATCCCGGTAGAAGGCCTTGCATTCCTGTTGGGCGTTGATAAATTTATGAGCGAAGCCCGCGCCATTACCAATTTTATCGGGAACGGTGTGGCAACGATTGTAATTTCCAAAAATGAAAATGAATTCCTGCAGGTCGAGAATCCAATGAAGCTCGATTAA
- a CDS encoding VOC family protein, whose amino-acid sequence MLQFKQAFSSFSVKDLEGAKRFYGQTLGLEVTTGAEGVLELHVRGQDIIIYPKSDHLAATFTVLNFTVAHLAAAVRELSKLGVVFEKYDLPGIQTGTDGIFRDGDRAMAWFKDPDGNVIGLIEN is encoded by the coding sequence ATGCTACAATTTAAACAAGCATTCAGTAGTTTTTCAGTGAAAGACCTGGAAGGTGCTAAAAGATTTTACGGGCAGACCTTAGGGCTTGAAGTCACCACAGGAGCAGAAGGCGTGCTGGAATTACATGTTCGCGGACAGGATATTATTATCTATCCGAAATCTGATCATCTGGCGGCAACATTTACAGTGCTGAATTTTACCGTAGCCCATCTGGCCGCAGCGGTACGGGAACTTTCTAAACTGGGTGTAGTATTTGAAAAATATGATCTTCCCGGAATCCAGACGGGGACGGATGGTATCTTTAGGGACGGTGATAGGGCTATGGCCTGGTTTAAAGATCCAGATGGAAATGTGATTGGCCTGATCGAAAATTAA
- a CDS encoding DoxX family membrane protein — protein MKIAIVIVRILLGLLFLFASVTYFMHATPPPELQGNAKLFTDGLTASGYMMPLVKSIELLCAIAFLSGRMVTLANIVILPVTVNILMINIFLLPEGLPIALVVFLANLFLIYAYRDNYRTVFRLKRNENNTLT, from the coding sequence ATGAAAATAGCAATTGTAATTGTTCGTATCCTGTTGGGACTTTTATTTCTTTTTGCTTCGGTGACCTATTTTATGCATGCTACACCGCCACCTGAACTACAGGGGAATGCAAAATTGTTTACAGATGGGCTTACTGCTTCGGGATATATGATGCCTTTGGTGAAAAGTATAGAGCTGCTTTGTGCCATCGCTTTCCTGAGTGGTCGTATGGTCACGCTGGCGAATATTGTAATCTTACCCGTAACCGTAAACATCCTGATGATTAATATTTTCCTGCTTCCGGAAGGGCTTCCCATTGCCCTGGTCGTTTTTTTGGCAAATCTGTTCCTGATTTATGCGTATCGTGACAATTATAGGACTGTTTTTCGCCTGAAACGAAATGAAAACAATACACTTACATAA
- a CDS encoding DJ-1/PfpI family protein, with protein sequence MKLAIVLTRDHRLLSVAAILDVFETVNRFYQESGQPPFFSIDLVHAPQWEPAPYPGYILQQADTKIYDLILLPAFRSEGLTELQQNFELIPWLQQQYQQGAALASFCTGAFLLAATGLLNDRPATTHIDAGYAFSTAFPKYTCSRMR encoded by the coding sequence ATGAAATTAGCCATAGTACTGACCCGGGATCACCGATTGCTAAGTGTAGCAGCGATTCTGGACGTTTTTGAAACGGTCAATCGTTTTTACCAGGAAAGCGGACAGCCTCCCTTTTTTAGCATCGATCTCGTTCATGCACCACAGTGGGAACCGGCACCTTACCCGGGGTACATACTACAACAGGCGGACACCAAAATATATGACCTGATCCTGCTTCCTGCTTTTCGATCGGAAGGATTAACAGAGTTGCAACAAAATTTTGAACTGATTCCGTGGCTGCAACAACAGTACCAGCAAGGCGCCGCTTTGGCCAGTTTTTGTACGGGTGCTTTTCTATTGGCTGCTACCGGATTATTAAACGATCGCCCGGCAACCACACATATTGATGCGGGTTATGCTTTTTCTACTGCTTTTCCAAAGTACACCTGCAGTCGGATGCGGTAG
- a CDS encoding TonB-dependent receptor family protein, with amino-acid sequence MSKYYFLLCFLGTAFLASAQEKPKDSLSQQLEIVHISAFHINDSLLNAPAAIGIVSAADLQRNNLTDISPALNRIAGVYMQSAVINTNRISIRGIGARTPYGTNKIRAFYGSIPLTSGDAETTIEDLNIENIQQVEIIKGPLSSVYGAGLGGAILLTPITAAAPGSTASITSTHGSFGLVKNNINYSLDTPQSSLNINYHKLKTDGWRENSAYNREGVTLAGELFRKPHSKLTYIANYTDMKAFIPSSVSRESFEQTPSLAAPTWKAAKGFEDYTAYMVGLSYEFDLSPGIRNNTSVYAATKDSNEPRPFDILKQKTAAFGGRTQFTGNFHIASLDSRFIAGFEYFRDHYKGKTLENLYQQNNGVGSLEGNPISDTQQYREFYNAFLQFRIQFSPKTEIQAGLSVNTTQFELENRMPQSPPETYSYDPIWSPQLAFLFKPTSHQTFYASASRGFSLPSVAETLTDSGNINAEIKPETGYNFEIGSKLYWLDKRLYTEITLYHMQIKDLLVAQRVGDDQYIGINAGKTIHQGLEVSIHYNASLNGTFSVQPFATASLGRYRFDTFLNNGTDFSGNHLTGVPSNKVNSGIMITSRFGLYLSGEFEFVDRIPLNDGNTMYSDAYRIVNFKTGYRFTLLPGFTSHIATGINNALNEKYAAMVLVNATGVGSATPRYYYPGLPVNYYASLSFNYSF; translated from the coding sequence ATGTCCAAATATTACTTTTTACTCTGTTTTTTGGGTACTGCCTTTCTGGCATCTGCCCAGGAAAAACCCAAAGATTCCCTTTCGCAGCAATTGGAAATAGTCCACATCAGCGCCTTCCATATCAATGACAGCCTGCTCAATGCACCTGCTGCAATTGGCATCGTAAGCGCTGCCGACCTCCAGCGGAATAACCTTACGGACATCAGCCCGGCACTGAATCGTATTGCAGGAGTGTACATGCAGTCTGCTGTGATCAACACCAACCGCATCAGTATTCGTGGCATCGGTGCCCGGACACCCTACGGCACCAATAAGATCCGTGCTTTTTATGGCAGCATTCCACTCACCTCCGGAGATGCCGAGACCACTATCGAAGACCTCAATATTGAAAACATACAACAGGTTGAAATCATCAAAGGGCCTTTGTCCAGTGTATATGGTGCAGGATTGGGCGGCGCCATCCTACTCACGCCTATTACTGCCGCTGCTCCCGGAAGCACCGCTTCCATCACAAGTACACACGGCTCATTCGGGTTGGTCAAAAACAATATCAATTACAGCCTGGACACGCCACAATCCAGCCTGAACATCAACTACCACAAACTCAAAACTGACGGATGGCGCGAAAACAGTGCCTACAACCGGGAAGGGGTTACATTGGCCGGCGAGCTGTTTCGGAAACCCCACAGCAAACTCACCTACATTGCCAATTATACCGACATGAAAGCTTTTATCCCGAGCTCCGTAAGCCGGGAAAGTTTTGAGCAAACACCCTCTTTAGCCGCGCCCACCTGGAAAGCCGCTAAGGGATTTGAAGACTATACCGCTTATATGGTGGGCCTTTCCTACGAATTCGACCTGTCACCAGGCATCCGGAACAATACCTCTGTGTATGCCGCTACCAAGGACAGCAACGAGCCTCGCCCTTTTGATATTCTAAAACAAAAAACAGCCGCATTTGGCGGACGTACGCAGTTCACCGGGAATTTCCATATCGCCAGCCTGGACAGCAGGTTTATTGCAGGTTTCGAATATTTTCGGGATCATTATAAAGGTAAAACGCTTGAGAACCTGTACCAGCAAAACAATGGCGTGGGGAGCCTCGAAGGCAATCCTATTTCCGATACCCAGCAATACCGGGAGTTTTACAATGCTTTTTTACAGTTCCGGATCCAATTTTCCCCAAAAACCGAAATACAGGCCGGATTAAGCGTTAACACGACACAATTTGAACTCGAGAACCGAATGCCTCAATCGCCTCCGGAAACCTATAGTTATGACCCCATTTGGTCCCCACAACTGGCTTTCCTGTTCAAACCTACCAGTCATCAAACCTTTTATGCTTCGGCCAGCCGAGGATTCTCGTTGCCCAGTGTCGCAGAAACCCTTACCGATTCGGGAAATATCAATGCTGAAATCAAACCCGAAACCGGATATAATTTTGAAATCGGCAGTAAACTGTACTGGCTGGACAAACGATTATACACCGAAATCACATTGTACCACATGCAGATCAAAGACCTGCTTGTTGCCCAACGGGTGGGTGATGACCAATACATCGGGATTAATGCCGGCAAAACCATTCATCAGGGCCTTGAAGTCAGTATACATTACAACGCTTCGCTAAACGGCACTTTTTCAGTGCAGCCTTTTGCAACAGCCTCTTTGGGACGCTATAGATTTGACACCTTCCTGAATAACGGAACCGATTTTTCTGGAAACCACCTCACTGGCGTACCCTCGAACAAGGTGAATAGCGGTATTATGATCACGAGCCGTTTTGGCCTATACCTTTCGGGAGAATTTGAATTCGTAGACCGTATTCCCTTAAATGATGGAAATACCATGTATTCCGATGCTTACCGGATTGTCAATTTTAAAACCGGCTACCGGTTTACCCTGCTCCCGGGTTTCACTTCCCACATTGCCACCGGCATCAACAACGCATTAAATGAGAAGTATGCAGCAATGGTATTGGTAAATGCTACTGGTGTGGGCAGTGCTACTCCACGGTATTATTATCCCGGATTACCCGTAAACTATTATGCCAGTCTCTCTTTTAATTATTCTTTTTAA
- a CDS encoding phosphatidylinositol-specific phospholipase C1-like protein produces MKSITLLTAFLSAAAVFQANAQNDTQHLNKIQVIGSHNSYKNAIEPALLKVLMAKDSTHSLRGLEYEHISITDQLNMGLHNLEIDVYADSKGGKYAHPKGLELAKPDRAYDPQGVMHQPGFKVLHIPDIDFRSSSLTFEACLQTLQKWSDAHPGHVPVFITLEPKDGSANRFGTQPEKFTPKLFKELDGVIRRVLGSDKLIVPDDVRGNYATLEAAVLAGNWPTMAQAKGKFLFILDDSNEKRDLYKKGHPSLKGRTVFINAEPGTPEAATLFRNDPEDSTIPGLVKKGYIIRTRADANTEEARANDYTHFKAAQNSGAQIITTDYYQPSTFFNSPYHVKFDDATYVRPNPVNGSEQ; encoded by the coding sequence ATGAAGTCTATTACATTGCTTACCGCTTTCCTGTCTGCAGCAGCAGTTTTTCAGGCCAATGCACAAAATGATACTCAGCACCTGAATAAGATTCAGGTTATCGGGTCACACAACAGTTACAAAAATGCTATTGAGCCGGCATTGCTAAAGGTGCTGATGGCAAAAGATTCTACACATTCGCTCCGCGGCCTCGAATATGAGCATATTTCAATTACGGATCAGCTGAATATGGGATTGCACAACCTCGAGATTGATGTGTATGCCGATAGTAAAGGAGGAAAATATGCCCACCCAAAAGGCCTTGAACTGGCGAAGCCAGATCGTGCTTATGATCCACAGGGTGTGATGCACCAGCCGGGATTTAAGGTGTTGCATATTCCGGATATTGATTTCCGGAGTTCCAGCCTGACCTTTGAAGCCTGTCTGCAGACTTTACAAAAGTGGTCGGATGCGCATCCGGGACACGTTCCGGTTTTTATCACACTGGAACCGAAAGATGGAAGCGCTAACCGGTTTGGTACCCAACCGGAAAAATTTACCCCAAAATTATTTAAGGAACTGGATGGCGTAATCAGGCGTGTCCTGGGATCGGATAAACTGATTGTGCCGGATGATGTGCGGGGGAATTATGCTACACTGGAAGCAGCCGTACTGGCAGGCAACTGGCCCACAATGGCACAAGCCAAAGGGAAATTCCTTTTTATATTGGATGATAGCAACGAGAAACGGGATTTGTATAAGAAAGGGCATCCTTCCTTAAAGGGACGTACAGTATTTATCAATGCGGAACCGGGAACGCCCGAAGCGGCAACTTTATTTCGCAATGATCCAGAAGATAGTACTATCCCGGGGCTGGTTAAAAAAGGATACATCATCCGAACCCGTGCCGATGCCAATACCGAAGAAGCCCGTGCGAATGATTACACTCATTTTAAGGCGGCCCAAAATTCCGGTGCGCAAATTATAACGACAGATTATTACCAGCCGAGTACATTTTTTAATTCTCCCTACCATGTGAAATTTGACGATGCAACCTATGTAAGGCCGAATCCCGTGAATGGAAGCGAACAGTAA
- a CDS encoding VOC family protein, whose product MATQVFINLPVNDLKRSIAFFTALGYQFNPQFTDDNATCMIISDTIYVMLLVKPFFKTFTPKEISDAFKTTEVLICLSAESREAVDDLVTKAVKAGGKAPAAKQDQGWMYGHGFEDLDGHLWEVMYMDPNGMPQS is encoded by the coding sequence ATGGCAACTCAAGTTTTTATTAATTTACCCGTAAACGACCTCAAACGATCTATTGCTTTTTTTACGGCATTGGGGTATCAATTCAACCCACAATTTACGGATGATAATGCTACCTGTATGATCATCAGCGATACTATTTATGTAATGCTTCTGGTGAAGCCCTTTTTTAAAACGTTTACACCAAAAGAAATTTCGGATGCATTTAAAACTACGGAAGTTTTAATCTGTCTTTCTGCGGAAAGTCGGGAAGCTGTCGACGATTTGGTTACAAAAGCGGTGAAAGCGGGAGGTAAGGCACCGGCAGCGAAACAAGATCAGGGCTGGATGTATGGCCATGGCTTCGAAGACCTGGATGGCCATTTGTGGGAAGTAATGTATATGGACCCAAATGGAATGCCGCAATCATAG
- a CDS encoding VOC family protein gives MATINPYLNFKGTTEEAFNFYKTVFGTEFIALQRFEGAPGCDGMPVEDQNKIMHIALPIGKDNVLMGTDVTDANKFDLIVGNNFSMSLNTDAEAEATTLFTALSEGAEIRMPLQKTFWGAYFGMLVDKFGIQWMVNYDYEQE, from the coding sequence ATGGCAACAATTAATCCGTACCTTAATTTTAAAGGTACTACAGAAGAGGCATTCAATTTTTATAAAACAGTTTTCGGAACAGAGTTCATCGCACTACAGCGATTTGAAGGTGCTCCGGGCTGTGATGGAATGCCTGTAGAAGACCAAAACAAAATCATGCATATCGCACTGCCGATAGGAAAGGATAATGTGCTAATGGGAACTGATGTGACTGATGCGAATAAATTTGACCTCATCGTAGGAAATAATTTCTCGATGTCATTGAATACGGATGCCGAAGCCGAAGCGACTACACTTTTTACAGCCTTATCGGAGGGTGCAGAAATCAGGATGCCCTTGCAAAAAACATTTTGGGGAGCTTACTTTGGGATGCTGGTTGATAAGTTTGGCATTCAGTGGATGGTAAACTACGATTACGAACAGGAATAG
- a CDS encoding metallophosphoesterase family protein: protein MNRFLITLFLLTTPIILLAQQQTDTVQIAFLADVHLQDLYGTLQDNPYKGIWNPTTGKYTLLRTMESQLHSTRIFNENYFAFLAALEDIAKRGIHYVALPGDYSDDGQPLHIRGLQQLLQYYTETYNIQFFITTGNHDPVGPFAQESGKDDFLGEGGKRQPIFSTTGNYKPDSNILPAVITRDITKMGYSGITDHLQEFGFFPKESYRYWPTPFSTYSTGNYSYAKAQTAAALSNRTYEVAPGYTVPDVSYLVEPTPGLWLLAIDGNVYIPKDTKASDPKNSKSYSEAGIGYNQVLSHKKHLVEWVHKIAMEAEQQGKTLIAFSHYPMVEFNDGASEAISALMGPDKWQLNRVPSEEVAQTFADAGLKIHFGGHMHLNDTGIQKTKKGNTLVNIQTPSLAAYIPAYKVLTVQPDGILEVNTISIDTVPRFDELFALYRMEYAFLKSQNHPELWDPTILEAKNYHAFTDWHLKELVRLRFLPDDWPKAFKEFMLQVSGADLLALTRMSSDDYATTLLHKKGNLKKWKKGLQKTQKELGQNKLVLSDFEQWNGLDLITDFYRIRSADQLALSDIGPERIRQYQYLAASFFKYQQKGDPIQDKLGLFLTILNRFLSGAPSSHFKVDLKSGAVQDLRPQ, encoded by the coding sequence ATGAATCGATTTCTCATTACCCTTTTCTTACTCACCACCCCTATCATTCTTCTCGCACAACAACAAACGGATACAGTACAAATCGCCTTCCTGGCCGATGTACACCTGCAGGATTTATACGGGACGCTACAGGACAATCCTTATAAAGGAATCTGGAATCCTACTACTGGAAAATACACCTTATTACGGACGATGGAATCCCAGTTGCATTCCACCCGGATCTTTAACGAGAATTATTTTGCCTTCCTGGCAGCCTTAGAGGATATTGCAAAGCGTGGGATTCATTATGTCGCACTTCCCGGAGATTACAGCGACGACGGGCAGCCACTCCACATTCGGGGCCTTCAGCAACTGTTGCAGTATTATACCGAAACGTACAACATACAGTTTTTTATCACTACCGGAAACCATGACCCTGTAGGCCCTTTCGCTCAGGAATCGGGAAAAGATGATTTTCTCGGGGAAGGCGGGAAACGGCAGCCGATTTTCAGTACCACCGGGAATTACAAACCCGATTCAAATATCCTTCCTGCTGTCATCACCCGTGATATTACCAAAATGGGCTATTCGGGCATTACCGATCATTTGCAGGAATTCGGTTTCTTCCCGAAAGAAAGCTACCGCTATTGGCCCACTCCTTTTAGCACCTACTCCACTGGAAATTATTCGTATGCTAAAGCTCAAACGGCGGCAGCATTGTCCAATAGAACTTATGAAGTGGCTCCCGGTTATACCGTACCGGATGTGAGTTATCTTGTAGAACCAACCCCGGGACTTTGGCTGCTTGCCATAGATGGTAATGTGTATATCCCAAAAGACACGAAGGCCAGCGATCCCAAAAATTCAAAAAGCTATTCCGAGGCTGGGATTGGTTACAATCAGGTCCTATCACATAAAAAACATTTAGTGGAATGGGTACATAAAATAGCGATGGAAGCGGAGCAACAAGGCAAGACACTGATCGCTTTCAGTCATTACCCTATGGTCGAATTTAACGATGGAGCCTCCGAAGCTATTAGCGCACTGATGGGGCCAGACAAATGGCAACTCAACCGCGTCCCTTCAGAAGAAGTCGCACAGACTTTTGCAGATGCAGGATTAAAAATTCATTTTGGCGGGCACATGCACCTTAACGATACCGGAATCCAAAAAACGAAGAAAGGAAATACACTGGTCAACATACAAACACCCTCACTTGCAGCCTATATTCCTGCCTACAAAGTATTGACGGTACAACCTGACGGAATATTGGAAGTGAATACAATATCCATCGATACTGTGCCCCGGTTTGATGAGTTATTTGCCTTATACCGTATGGAATATGCCTTTTTGAAAAGTCAAAACCATCCTGAACTATGGGATCCTACGATACTTGAAGCTAAAAATTACCACGCCTTTACCGACTGGCACCTGAAGGAACTGGTACGGCTCCGATTTTTACCCGATGACTGGCCCAAAGCATTTAAAGAATTCATGTTACAGGTAAGTGGTGCCGATTTGTTAGCACTCACCCGGATGAGTTCCGATGATTATGCTACAACACTCCTGCACAAAAAAGGCAATCTGAAAAAGTGGAAAAAAGGCCTGCAGAAAACACAAAAAGAATTAGGACAAAATAAACTGGTACTTAGTGATTTTGAACAGTGGAACGGGCTCGACCTTATCACCGACTTTTACCGTATTCGCAGTGCCGATCAGCTTGCACTATCCGATATAGGTCCGGAACGGATCAGGCAGTATCAATACCTTGCCGCTTCCTTTTTTAAATACCAGCAAAAAGGAGATCCTATCCAGGATAAATTAGGGCTTTTCCTTACCATATTGAACCGGTTTTTAAGTGGTGCACCCTCCAGTCATTTTAAGGTGGATTTAAAATCCGGGGCAGTCCAGGATTTACGGCCGCAATAA